One region of Carya illinoinensis cultivar Pawnee chromosome 8, C.illinoinensisPawnee_v1, whole genome shotgun sequence genomic DNA includes:
- the LOC122274625 gene encoding pentatricopeptide repeat-containing protein At3g49710-like, translated as MSNCNTVSLNSMIADYVQHGIETKSLYLFQQMLETNVVPTNITFISVLSACAHTEKVEESQGYFNIMKEKFGIEPDAEHYSCMIDLLGRAGKLSEAERLIETMPFSPGSISWAALLIACRTQGNMEPAVKYGNHFLQLEPPNAAPYVMLANIYASAGKWEEVATIQKLMLDRGVKKKPGRSWIKVNKRIHVFVVEDSSHPMIKEIHEYFEEISCKMKLAGYVPDVRWALVKNDETVQGEKEIR; from the coding sequence ATGTCAAATTGTAATACCGTCTCCTTGAATTCAATGATTGCGGATTATGTCCAACATGGTATTGAAACAAAATCATTATATCTTTTTCAACAAATGCTGGAGACAAATGTTGTGCCTACTAACATAACCTTCATCTCTGTCCTTTCTGCATGTGCACATACCGAGAAAGTTGAGGAGAGTCAGGGTTATTTCAATATTATGAAGGAGAAGTTTGGAATTGAACCAGATGCAGAGCATTATTCATGCATGATAGATCTTTTGGGTCGTGCTGGAAAATTGAGTGAAGCTGAAAGGCTGATTGAGACAATGCCATTTAGCCCTGGCTCCATTAGTTGGGCTGCATTACTCATTGCCTGTAGAACGCAAGGAAACATGGAGCCAGCTGTAAAGTATGGCAATCACTTTCTTCAGTTGGAACCTCCAAATGCTGCTCCATATGTCATGCTTGCTAATATTTATGCCAGTGCTGGCAAATGGGAAGAGGTAGCAACAATTCAAAAGCTTATGCTAGATAGAGGTGTGAAGAAGAAACCAGGTCGTAGTTGGATAAAGGTGAATAAGAGGATACACGTGTTTGTAGTTGAAGATAGTTCACACCCAATGATAAAGGAAATTCATGAATACTTTGAGGAGATATCGTGCAAGATGAAATTAGCTGGGTATGTGCCAGATGTGAGATGGGCTTTGGTAAAAAATGATGAAACGGTGCAGGGAGAGAAGGAGATTAGGTAA